The following coding sequences lie in one Synechococcus sp. PCC 7336 genomic window:
- a CDS encoding M23 family metallopeptidase: MNGQAWLGWGVSICLASAGGWAAFGIEPAVLARDPAVLSAEIAATPNTPIAANSIAATVTPLSPQLGDTLTVRIQIPTGGEVPQVAMGDRQFPVFVAVAADERGLTTYRALVPTSPLDRPGARNIVVTVAGQQQQLSTLLRDRQFPTQSITVREGGLQATQLEWDAVSAFKAIVSPEQLWQGSFLRPTQGAVSSIYGVRRYYNGVFARDYYHRGVDYAAATGTPVYAPAAGRIALVGREAEGFAIHGNTVGIDHGQGVVSIFLHLNRISVSEGERVTAGTPIGQVGSTGASTGPHLHWGLYVHNVAVDPVPWRYGKIE; this comes from the coding sequence ATGAATGGTCAAGCCTGGTTGGGGTGGGGGGTCTCTATCTGTCTGGCGAGTGCTGGAGGATGGGCGGCGTTCGGGATAGAGCCAGCAGTTCTGGCTCGCGATCCTGCTGTCTTGTCCGCCGAGATTGCTGCCACTCCCAATACGCCTATCGCGGCCAATTCGATCGCGGCTACTGTTACTCCTCTTTCTCCTCAATTGGGCGATACGCTGACCGTGCGCATTCAAATTCCTACAGGCGGCGAGGTTCCTCAAGTGGCGATGGGCGATCGCCAGTTTCCTGTGTTTGTCGCTGTGGCTGCAGACGAGCGCGGACTGACGACCTATCGAGCGCTCGTTCCCACTTCTCCCCTCGATCGGCCCGGTGCCCGCAACATTGTAGTGACAGTCGCGGGACAGCAGCAGCAACTATCGACACTCCTGCGCGATCGCCAGTTTCCCACCCAGTCGATTACCGTGCGCGAAGGGGGTTTGCAGGCCACTCAATTGGAATGGGATGCGGTCAGTGCCTTTAAGGCGATTGTCTCGCCCGAGCAGCTTTGGCAGGGGTCGTTTTTGCGACCCACCCAAGGGGCAGTGAGCAGCATTTACGGGGTGCGGCGCTACTACAATGGCGTCTTTGCCCGCGACTATTACCATCGCGGGGTCGATTATGCAGCAGCCACGGGGACACCGGTCTACGCGCCTGCGGCCGGTCGCATTGCTCTAGTTGGGCGCGAGGCAGAGGGGTTTGCGATCCACGGCAATACCGTGGGCATCGATCACGGGCAGGGGGTGGTCAGTATTTTTTTGCACTTAAATCGCATCAGCGTCAGCGAAGGGGAAAGGGTGACTGCTGGCACGCCCATCGGTCAGGTGGGTTCGACTGGGGCGAGTACGGGCCCTCACTTGCACTGGGGCTTGTACGTCCATAACGTGGCTGTCGATCCGGTGCCCTGGCGCTATGGAAAAATTGAATGA
- a CDS encoding histidine kinase yields MAVSEDYSTALTLRLLVFVDRRAGARELIQRIRQQLEHLSGDYPTQIELVEVGERPYLVEHYKLVATPALVKTHPTPAQVLAGKDLASQLEVWWPRWQGQLQLLDEDRDAEERGEVLEQTAELLQLSEEVFKLRQQQVELKEQLLFKDRILAMLAHDLRNPLSAASMAIETLEQNQGKLTPELSEQLFGHARTQTRVMESMIADLLEAARGTSSELSLSTAELPFADLCREAIEEVAQRAAAKKLTLKTDIPDVLPTVHADRDKIRQVLMNLLDNAIKYTPENGTICLAALHRTSQKVEVSVTDTGPGIPAEARERVFSDMVRLARDRNSEGYGIGLFLCRRIIRSHYGRIWVNSEPGEGSSFHFTLPVYRVQ; encoded by the coding sequence ATGGCGGTTTCGGAAGACTATTCGACAGCACTAACCCTGCGACTCTTGGTGTTTGTAGACCGCCGTGCCGGTGCCCGAGAGTTGATTCAGCGCATTCGGCAGCAACTGGAGCATTTGTCCGGTGACTATCCCACTCAGATTGAATTGGTGGAGGTAGGAGAGCGTCCCTATTTAGTCGAGCATTACAAGCTCGTGGCTACCCCCGCTCTGGTCAAAACCCATCCTACTCCTGCCCAGGTCTTGGCAGGCAAAGATTTAGCTTCGCAGTTAGAGGTTTGGTGGCCCCGCTGGCAAGGGCAACTGCAGCTTTTAGATGAAGATCGCGATGCCGAAGAGCGAGGGGAAGTTCTGGAGCAGACAGCGGAGTTGTTACAACTCTCTGAAGAAGTCTTCAAGTTGCGGCAGCAGCAAGTGGAATTAAAAGAGCAATTGCTGTTTAAAGATCGCATCTTGGCGATGTTGGCCCACGACCTGCGCAACCCACTGTCAGCCGCGTCAATGGCGATCGAAACTCTAGAACAGAACCAAGGCAAACTCACCCCCGAGTTGAGCGAGCAGTTATTCGGTCACGCCCGCACTCAAACTCGGGTGATGGAGAGCATGATTGCCGATCTTTTGGAGGCGGCGCGGGGGACATCCTCCGAATTGAGTTTGTCCACGGCTGAATTGCCATTTGCCGACCTCTGTCGAGAGGCGATCGAGGAAGTTGCCCAGCGAGCTGCAGCCAAGAAACTGACCCTCAAAACCGATATTCCAGATGTATTGCCCACCGTCCACGCCGATCGCGACAAAATTCGGCAAGTGTTGATGAATCTCTTGGACAACGCGATTAAATACACTCCCGAGAACGGCACCATCTGCTTGGCGGCCTTACACCGCACCAGCCAAAAAGTCGAAGTGAGTGTCACCGATACAGGACCGGGAATCCCGGCGGAGGCTCGAGAACGAGTCTTTAGCGATATGGTCCGTCTCGCGCGCGATCGCAACAGCGAAGGCTACGGCATCGGTCTTTTCCTCTGTCGCCGCATCATCCGCTCCCATTACGGTCGCATTTGGGTCAATTCGGAACCGGGGGAAGGCAGCAGCTTTCACTTCACCCTGCCGGTTTATCGAGTGCAGTAG
- a CDS encoding BamA/TamA family outer membrane protein, with amino-acid sequence MQIVDKSVLLAGWGAAIAALMFGPELAGTAAWGQPSTDWIGNSGLGNSGEAIADPPAIYAEQMPENHSSVLLSEAGGEGEGTGAEVSPQSGNGSIPQSDRGDRLQFGFGSDDPRGFGYGFGSRLVEPTALFGGTRIQTVSAEALRDLFFPVRGYVQQGLGPNQRLLLELLGDLDLNAVAADLVYSISPAGLPGTFSLNLQSQSNLAGAFENGDTNVSLPSGADPHVNQWGGGLEYFQALTPQFDIASGINYRVVSVRNGVFSNDVFSVDELGNPVTVSDDGIDPLLSVNLAAVLNAVDDRTFPTRGTRLRFSLEQSIPIGDADIEMTQLAANVSQFIPLLGSENPHILILNAQGGTILNDVPPYAAFSLGGNSTIRGFDTGDAGTSSSFVQATVEYRYPISSFTVFGSDIKVRGAVFVDYGDTLGTQGEVIGQPGEARDKDGEGLGYGLGFHFRTAFGLFRLEPALSDNGDFNFHFSVGDRF; translated from the coding sequence ATGCAAATCGTGGATAAGTCAGTGTTGCTGGCGGGTTGGGGGGCAGCGATCGCGGCCCTGATGTTCGGCCCCGAACTGGCGGGAACAGCCGCTTGGGGACAACCCTCTACCGATTGGATTGGGAATTCTGGGCTTGGCAATTCTGGCGAGGCGATCGCCGACCCCCCTGCCATCTATGCCGAGCAGATGCCAGAAAATCACAGCAGCGTTCTACTGAGTGAAGCGGGCGGCGAGGGCGAAGGAACTGGCGCAGAGGTTTCGCCCCAGTCTGGCAATGGCTCGATCCCGCAGTCAGATCGCGGCGATCGCCTCCAATTTGGTTTTGGCAGCGACGATCCTCGGGGGTTTGGGTACGGCTTTGGCTCGCGTCTGGTGGAACCGACTGCTCTGTTTGGAGGAACCCGCATTCAGACCGTTTCAGCAGAAGCACTACGAGACCTGTTTTTCCCCGTTAGAGGATATGTCCAGCAGGGGTTGGGACCCAATCAAAGACTCTTGCTGGAGTTGCTAGGGGATCTCGATCTCAATGCTGTGGCTGCCGATTTGGTTTACTCCATTTCTCCAGCAGGCTTGCCAGGGACTTTTTCCCTCAATCTGCAAAGTCAGAGTAATTTAGCGGGGGCGTTTGAAAATGGGGATACGAATGTTTCCTTACCGAGCGGTGCCGACCCTCACGTCAATCAATGGGGGGGCGGACTGGAATATTTTCAAGCCCTGACACCGCAATTCGATATTGCCTCGGGCATTAACTACCGAGTGGTCTCGGTTCGCAACGGCGTGTTTTCCAATGATGTTTTCTCGGTGGACGAGCTGGGCAACCCAGTCACTGTGAGTGATGACGGTATCGATCCCCTTTTGTCGGTCAATCTTGCCGCCGTCTTAAATGCAGTGGACGATCGCACCTTTCCCACTCGCGGCACTCGGTTGAGATTTAGTCTCGAACAATCGATTCCAATTGGCGATGCCGATATCGAGATGACTCAGTTAGCCGCCAATGTCTCTCAATTTATTCCTCTGTTGGGGTCTGAAAATCCACACATCCTAATTCTCAATGCTCAGGGGGGCACGATTCTGAATGATGTGCCCCCTTATGCGGCCTTTTCTTTGGGCGGCAATAGCACGATACGGGGATTCGATACTGGCGATGCAGGGACGAGTAGCAGCTTCGTTCAGGCTACGGTTGAATACCGCTATCCGATTTCTTCTTTCACCGTGTTTGGTTCTGACATCAAGGTCAGGGGAGCGGTGTTTGTCGATTATGGCGATACTCTCGGCACCCAAGGTGAAGTCATTGGCCAACCGGGCGAAGCGAGAGACAAAGATGGCGAAGGGTTGGGGTACGGTTTGGGGTTTCACTTTCGCACCGCTTTCGGGCTGTTTCGATTGGAGCCTGCCTTGAGCGATAACGGTGACTTCAACTTTCATTTCTCGGTGGGCGATCGCTTCTGA
- a CDS encoding adenine phosphoribosyltransferase encodes MDLKSLIRSVPDFPKPGIVFRDITTLLSDPQGLQVTIDRLYERFADSRVDYVVGAESRGFMFGTPLAYRLGAGFVPVRKPGKLPADTLSEEYSLEYGTDCLEIHVDAFESGSRVAIVDDLIATGGTALATANLVRQAGAELCGFGFVVELSFLNGRELLPNDVPIHSLISYPSE; translated from the coding sequence ATGGATCTCAAATCCTTGATTCGCAGTGTTCCCGATTTTCCCAAGCCGGGGATTGTGTTTCGGGATATTACCACGCTGCTTAGCGATCCCCAGGGGTTGCAGGTGACGATCGATCGGCTGTACGAGCGGTTTGCTGACAGTCGGGTGGATTATGTGGTGGGGGCCGAGTCGCGGGGGTTTATGTTTGGGACGCCGCTGGCGTATCGGTTGGGGGCGGGGTTTGTGCCGGTGCGCAAGCCGGGGAAGTTACCGGCGGATACTCTGAGTGAGGAATACAGTCTGGAGTACGGGACCGATTGTTTGGAGATTCATGTGGATGCGTTTGAGTCGGGGAGTCGAGTGGCGATCGTGGATGATTTGATTGCTACGGGGGGGACGGCGTTGGCAACGGCTAATCTGGTGCGGCAGGCGGGGGCTGAATTATGTGGGTTTGGTTTTGTGGTAGAGCTGAGTTTCTTGAATGGACGCGAGCTTTTGCCTAATGATGTGCCGATTCATAGTTTGATTTCTTATCCTAGCGAGTAA
- a CDS encoding SDR family oxidoreductase, with protein sequence MSKVVMVTGASAGIGQATAAAFARRGYRLAIAARTAAPLKEVAIALEKDFNAEVLAIPTDVTDPEQVRQLVEATRDRYGAIDILVNNAGICASGPFAEMSLEQLQQLMEVNFWGYVHTIQAVLPHMLQQNNGQIVNVGSFGGKMPLPRMAAYCASKYAVTGLTETLRLELEPQGIQIIGVHPGVVNTSFLERAIFVGDAASSNGGSARQQMEATLDSMVAQQPEEIAEAIVRASTTGQKDVVVGPLQVATAAYQLLPGIVGPLMSRLPRNR encoded by the coding sequence ATGTCCAAAGTTGTGATGGTTACGGGCGCGTCGGCTGGCATTGGACAAGCAACTGCTGCCGCATTTGCCCGGAGGGGATATCGACTGGCGATCGCCGCCCGCACTGCCGCCCCCCTCAAGGAAGTGGCGATCGCCCTCGAAAAAGACTTCAATGCCGAGGTGCTAGCCATCCCCACTGATGTCACCGACCCAGAACAAGTTCGGCAGCTCGTGGAGGCTACGCGCGATCGCTACGGGGCAATCGACATTTTGGTCAACAATGCCGGAATTTGCGCCAGCGGCCCGTTTGCAGAAATGTCGCTGGAGCAATTACAGCAGTTAATGGAGGTTAATTTCTGGGGCTACGTCCACACCATTCAAGCTGTCTTGCCCCACATGCTGCAGCAGAACAACGGTCAAATCGTCAACGTGGGCTCGTTCGGCGGCAAAATGCCTCTCCCTCGCATGGCAGCCTACTGCGCCAGTAAATATGCCGTAACGGGGCTGACAGAAACACTGCGATTGGAGCTCGAACCCCAAGGAATTCAAATCATCGGCGTGCATCCAGGGGTGGTGAATACGAGCTTCTTAGAGCGGGCCATCTTTGTCGGGGACGCGGCCAGCAGCAATGGCGGCAGTGCTCGCCAGCAAATGGAAGCGACGCTCGATAGCATGGTGGCCCAACAACCGGAAGAGATTGCCGAGGCGATCGTCCGTGCCAGTACGACCGGCCAAAAAGATGTGGTGGTCGGTCCCCTGCAGGTCGCCACCGCCGCCTATCAACTCTTGCCGGGAATTGTCGGTCCGTTAATGAGCCGCTTGCCGCGCAACCGATGA